From the Manihot esculenta cultivar AM560-2 chromosome 3, M.esculenta_v8, whole genome shotgun sequence genome, one window contains:
- the LOC110612154 gene encoding uncharacterized protein LOC110612154, producing MEQIGHQNLQTFSHTSRSQFLKKIIIQLFVSVSVFSLLFSNSSRFSLLHSFNFYFSTVPVQLFSRTIDKNCMFLLCNGLLVFVTTLSGLDSSFSKYNDHSSVNESVNNYEDDTATSLVLAHYSKEPLLEREDMMAKEKVDDEERRENKECIHREAGDRETQQFIVEDEAEESRESGFLITSGKENSDEVLVEEDDDHQREVVIELDENFLVSEEEDYEEEEEEEENEMLSTEELNKKFDEFIRKMKEEIRIEAQQQLVMVS from the coding sequence ATGGAACAAATAGGCCACCAAAACCTCCAAACCTTCAGCCACACCTCAAGATCTCAGTTTctgaagaaaataattatccaaTTGTTTGTTTCAGTTTCAGTGTTTTCTTTGCTTTTTTCTAACTCCTCTCGCTTTTCTCTTCTCCATTCCTTCAACTTCTATTTCTCCACTGTCCCTGTCCAGCTCTTTAGCCGTACCATAGACAAGAACTGTATGTTTCTCCTTTGTAATGGCCTTTTAGTTTTCGTCACCACACTCTCTGGTTTGGATAGTTCTTTCTCCAAGTATAACGATCATAGCAGCGTTAATGAGTCTGTCAATAATTATGAAGATGATACAGCAACGTCATTAGTATTGGCTCACTACTCGAAAGAGCCATTGCTAGAAAGAGAAGATATGATGGCCAAAGAAAAAGTTGATgacgaggaaagaagagaaaataagGAGTGTATCCATAGAGAAGCAGGAGATAGAGAAACACAGCAGTTTATTGTGGAAGATGAAGCAGAAGAAAGTAGAGAAAGCGGGTTCTTGATTACTTCAGGAAAAGAAAATAGTGATGAAGTTCTCgttgaagaagatgatgatcatCAAAGAGAGGTCGTCATAGAGTTAGATGAAAACTTTCTTGTTTCAGAAGAAGAAGattatgaagaagaagaagaagaagaagaaaatgagatGCTGAGCACTGAGGAACTAAACAAGAAATTTGATGAATTTATCAGAAAGATGAAAGAAGAAATCAGAATTGAAGCTCAACAGCAATTAGTAATGGTTAGTTAA